In the genome of Thunnus maccoyii chromosome 15, fThuMac1.1, whole genome shotgun sequence, one region contains:
- the LOC121912706 gene encoding fatty acid-binding protein 10-A, liver basic-like: MDFNGTWKVYSEENLEDFLKVVGVPEKVVKMRKEVKPVIVIEQKGKDFTYTMKTPVFTKVHSFSIGKETEITTLDGKKIKCIMREDDGKLIAETDKFTTVREIQGEDMVETVTAGSVTFISRSKRV; this comes from the exons ATGGACTTTAACGGCACCTGGAAAGTTTATTCTGAGGAAAACCTTGAGGATTTCCTGAAAGTAGTCG GTGTACCTGAAAAGGTTGTCAAGATGCGTAAGGAAGTCAAACCTGTGATAGTGATAGAGCAGAAGGGCAAAGACTTCACCTACACAATGAAGACTCCCGTGTTCACAAAAGTCCACTCGTTCAGCATcggaaaagagacagaaattaCCACTTTGGATGGCAAGAAGATTAAG TGCATCATGAGAGAGGACGATGGGAAGCTGATTGCTGAGACCGACAAGTTCACCACTGTCCGAGAAATCCAAGGGGAGGACATGGTTGAG ACTGTCACTGCCGGCTCTGTAACTTTCATCAGCAGAAGTAAACGAGTCTAA
- the LOC121912682 gene encoding Na(+)/H(+) exchanger beta-like, whose product MAVLLGSPLRPGRSSGPLLTGLMCVLLLVFVTVASGSRDVASGTNESCSNTVTQEDSHHKTNSSVHKKAFPVLSFNFDHVRKPFEISLWILLALLMKLAFHIIPRVSNVVPESCLLIVVGLLVGGLIRASSPTGIEDNAPVLDSKLFFLYLLPPIILDAGYFLPIRPFTENMGTILVFAVVGTLWNAFFIGGMMYGVCQIEGAQLGDVDLLSCLLFGSIISAVDPVAVLAVFEEIHINELLHILVFGESLLNDAVTVVLYHLFEEFSHEGTVTIADAFLGVVCFFVVSLGGIMVGTIYGILGAFTSRFTSHTRVIEPLFVFLYSYMAYLSAEVFHLSGIMSLIACGMIMRPYVEANISHKSYTTIKYFLKMWSSVSETLIFIFLGVSTVAGPHTWNWTFVICTVFLCLVSRVLGVIGLTYIINKFRIVKLTKKDQFIVAYGGLRGAIAFSLGFLLMDTRMKNMFLTAIITVIFFTVFVQGMTIRPLVELLAVKKKKESKGSINEEIHTQFLDHLLTGIEDICGHYGHHHWKDKLNRFNKSYLKKWLIAGERSTEPQLISFYNKMEMKQAMMLVESGSAAKLPSLVSSVSSVSMQNIQPKAPPRRRAIPSISKSREEEIRKLLRANMQKTRQRLRSYSRHDLMIDPFEDNVSEVRFRKQRVEMERRMSHFLTVPANRQETPPVRKVCFEPEHRVYTYDDSESPRGQAAEPSPPDAVSLLNESPQRPNQSGEQGDKSGEQEEQDQLKISRCLSDPGPKKEEEDDSSFLS is encoded by the exons ATGGCTGTGCTCCTCGGCAGCCCGCTCCGTCCCGGCCGGAGCTCCGGTCCGCTTCTGACGGGGTTAATGTGCGTTTTATTGCTCGTTTTCGTCACTGTTGCCTCCGGGAGTCGTGATGTCGCTTCAGGGACCAACGAGTCGTGCAGTAATACAGTGACACAAGAGGACTCTCATCATAAAACTAACTCCTCTGTTCATAAAAAGGCTTTCCCCGTCCTGTCCTTCAACTTCGACCACGTCAGGAAGCCCTTTGAGATCTCTCTGTGGATCCTGCTCGCCCTGCTGATGAAACTTG CTTTCCACATCATTCCCAGAGTGTCAAACGTCGTGCCAGAGAGCTGCCTGCTGATCGTCGTCGGCCTGCTGGTGGGCGGCCTGATCAGAGCATCGTCTCCGACAGGCATCGAAGATAACGCCCCCGTCCTCGACTCCAAGCTCTTCTTCCTCTACCTGCTGCCTCCCATCATCCTCGATGCCGGCTACTTCCTGCCCATCAGGCCCTTCACAGAGAACATGGGCACCATCCTGGTGTTCGCGGTGGTGGGCACCCTGTGGAACGCCTTCTTCATCGGCGGGATGATGTACGGCGTGTGTCAGATCGAGGGGGCTCAGCTGGGCGATGTAGACCTGCTGTCCTGCCTGCTGTTCGGATCCATCATCTCGGCCGTGGACCCCGTGGCCGTGCTGGCTGTGTTCGAGGAGATCCACATCAACGAGCTGCTGCACATCCTCGTGTTCGGGGAGTCGCTGCTTAATGACGCTGTGACTGTG GTTTTGTATCACCTGTTCGAGGAGTTTTCCCACGAAGGGACGGTGACCATAGCCGACGCTTTCCTCGGCGTGGTCTGTTTCTTCGTGGTTTCATTGGGGGGCATCATGGTGGGAACCATCTACGGCATCCTGGGTGCCTTTACGTCCCGCTTCACCTCACACACGCGTGTCATCGAGCCTCTGTTCGTGTTTCTCTACAGCTACATGGCGTACCTCTCCGCCGAGGTCTTCCATCTGTCGGGAATCATGTC GTTAATAGCATGTGGCATGATCATGCGGCCGTATGTGGAAGCCAACATATCCCACAAGTCTTACACCACCATCAAATACTTCCTGAAGATGTGGAGCAGCGTGAGCGAGACGCTGATCTTCATCTTCCTGGGCGTTTCCACGGTAGCCGGTCCTCACACCTGGAACTGGACCTTCGTCATCTGCACCGTCTTCCTCTGCCTGGTGTCGAGAGTCCTCG gagtCATCGGCCTCACGTACATCATCAATAAATTCCGCATTGTGAAGTTGACCAAAAAGGACCAGTTCATTGTGGCCTACGGTGGCCTGCGAGGAGCCATCGCGTTCTCGCTGGGGTTCCTGCTGATGGACACCAGGATGAAGAACATGTTCCTCACTGCCATCATCACGGTCATCTTCTTCACCGTCTTCGTGCAG GGAATGACAATCAGGCCTCTGGTGGAGCTTCTGGCcgtgaaaaagaagaaggagagcAAAGGATCGATTAATGAGGAGATTCACACACAG TTCCTGGATCATCTTCTCACAGGAATTGAAGACATCTGTGGTCATTACGGACATCATCACTGGAAAGACAA GTTGAACCGCTTCAATAAGTCCTACTTGAAGAAGTGGCTCATCGCAGGCGAACGCTCCACCGAGCCGCAGCTCATCTCCTTCTACAACAAGATGGAGATGAAGCAAGCCATGATGCTGGTGGAGAGTGGGAGCGCTGCCAAGCTGCCGTCGCTTGTGTCGTCCGTGTCGTCCGTGTCCATGCA GAACATCCAGCCGAAAGCGCCGCCCAGACGAAGGGCGATACCGAGCATCTCGAAAAGTCGTGAGGAGGAGATCAGGAAGCTTCTGCGAGCTAACATGCAGAAGACCAGACAGAGG CTTCGCTCTTACAGCAGACACGACCTGATGATCGACCCGTTTGAGGACAACGTGAGCGAGGTTCGGTTCAGGAAGCAGAGggtggagatggagaggagg ATGAGTCACTTCCTCACCGTCCCTGCAAACCGCCAGGAAACGCCCCCTGTTAGGAAAGTCTGCTTCGAACCAG AACACCGGGTTTATACTTACGATGACAGCGAGAGCCCCAGAGGCCAAGCGGCCGAGCCCAGCCCTCCTGATGCCGTCAGCCTGCTGAACGAGTCGCCCCAGAGGCCCAATCAGAGCGGCGAACAGGGAGACAAGAGCGGCGAGCAAGAGGAGCAAGACCAGCTAAAAATATCACGCTGCCTTAGTGACCCCGGTCcaaagaaggaagaggaagatgataGCTCCTTCCTCTCGTGA
- the LOC121912679 gene encoding cilia- and flagella-associated protein 69-like isoform X2 — MDSGKVVHRRKLDIPAIRSRAPDKNQHIQISAKGLELSKVIRLLEDPLTTNLKERHLFVLKKLLKRSQNGFLLRELKGVARILNICAEKVKDHLEYVPVLCEALKICGLPFLKEKASDELNYAQDVTEFLCHMGRLMRVSDAEVRQQLVESVKSFYSCVAPKQLLDGLQPTSPGYRLQLLERSDLAKTLLLSMAALENQPAIKLQLLQTLKILSSSSDMNCALMLSAQGAETICLHMNEHDPSGEVLFHSSEILWNLLERGGKDEVTAQLSSIECVVSLKEAFFHQLLNGFRHSDFQLRNDLLVITTLIAENPNSLLIESLFAKQLMGFITFPELKSHNPLVRDLKLTYNNEDLKMKKLLLNLLVLMSKDIAALQLYKEEQVMLALLTLIKPPAASPERRPGLRHWSSSQQEELQLQALAVLATVAPLMVDEYVLCQGNACLLLLLDWCVGQDAYFGQGHSFHGTGGRGSKKAHMRHCVRVLRSMTSLGDESVNQDLCDQGTINQLLGILMQMEASPDEEDAISLEMKSDIQLILSALCETNMHRKELFGSEGVEMAVHFLKKGSDKFYSGLGHNKLVLSTVDCVWSCIVGCYTTEDYFLAKDGAFLLLELLSSSPRCVHGIVLATLLELCDNTNTLSHILTWRDDGGQTAPRLLLQLWREEEAELGVSRSQNGEIADPKKPTLSPHQQEDIQLSFPASTASAAVLEMTENLRSKIYSIFCKLGFQDLPGLKIKDYVTLSIVKRYLDFKVGEVLDEISGELSVDGVRPVTPDEEALSSMCKIAEDTARKVAAEQSSILEQLEKEDVSEEKLMYTEIKSHWKQKELMAKSWDHYVSKTSNYEILKEVKAQREKYIESSRKKPKHKDAALHPAEHFIGKVLAVERTEAEGPAGVKLTLARAPIKAAAEEEEQPTTRAPEYFSTVSVKH, encoded by the exons ATGGATTCAGGCAAAGTTGTGCACAGAAGAAAACTGGACATTCCTGCAATCAGATCGAGAGCACCAGACAAGAACCAGCATATTCAG ATCAGTGCTAAAGGTCTTGAGCTCAGTAAGGTGATTCGTCTTCTTGAAGATCCTTTGACA ACGAACTTGAAGGAGAGGCACCTTTTTGTACTGAAGAAACTACTGAAGAGAAGCCAAAATGGTTTT CTGTTGAGGGAGCTGAAAGGCGTCGCCAGAATCTTGAACATCTGTGCTGAGAAAGTGAAGGATCATCTTGAATATGTGCCCGTTTTGTGTGAGGCACTTAAAATTTGTGG GCTTCCCTTCCTGAAGGAGAAGGCATCTGATGAGCTGAACTACGCTCAGGACGTCACAGAGTTCCTCTGTCACATGG GGCGTCTGATGAGGGTGTCAGATGCTGAAGTGAGGCAGCAGTTAGTTGAATCTGTGAAAtcgttctacagctgtgtggcTCCTAAACAGCTGCTCGATG GGCTCCAGCCAACCTCTCCAGGCTacaggctgcagctgctggagcgCAGTGACCTGGCTAAGACGCTGCTCCTCTCCATGGCCGCTCTGGAGAACCAGCCCGCCATcaagctgcagctcctgcagaCACTTAAGATCCTCTCCAGCTCCTCTG ATATGAACTGTGCTTTAATGCTGAGTGCACAGGGAGCAGAGACCATCTGTCTCCACATGAACGAACATGACCCGTCCGGTGAGGTCCTGTTCCACTCCTCCGAAATCCTCTGGAACCTGCTGGAGAGAGGCGGCAAGGACGAGGTCACCGCTCAGCTCAGCAGCATCGAGTGTGTCGT CTCTCTGAAAGAAGCGTTTTTTCACCAGCTGCTGAACGGTTTCCGACATTCTGACTTCCAACTCAGAAATGATCTGCTTGTGATCACTACTCTCATCGCTGAAAATCCCAACTCTCTGCTCATT GAGAGCTTATTTGCCAAACAGCTCATGGGTTTTATCACATTTCCGGAGT tgAAAAGTCACAACCCTTTGGTCCGTGACCTCAAGCTCACCTACAATAACGAAGACTTGAAGATGAAGAAGTTGCTTTTGAATCTGTTGGTTTTAATGTCAAAGGACATTGCTGCTCTTCAG CTTTATAAAGAGGAACAAGTCATGCTGGCTCTGCTGACACTCATTAAGCCGCCGGCTGCCTCTCCGGAGCGCAGGCCAGGTTTGCGTCACTGGTCCTCCAGCcagcaggaggagctgcagctgcaggcaCTGGCTGTCCTCGCCACCGTTGCTCCTCTCATGGTGGACGAATACGTGTTGTGTCAGGGAAACGCGTGTTTGCTGCTCCTGCTGGACTGGTGCGTCGGGCAAG ATGCTTACTTTGGTCAGGGTCACAGCTTCCATGGCACCGGAGGGAGAGGCAGTAAGAAGGCTCACATGCGGCACTGCGTCAGAGTGTTGAGATCTATGACGTCTCTGGGTGATGAGTCAGTCAACCAGGATCTGTGTGATCAAGGAACCATCAACCAGCTTCTGG GGATTTTGATGCAGATGGAAGCGAGTCCTGACGAGGAGGATGCCATCAGCCTGGAGATGAAGTCTGATATTCAGCTGATCCTTTCAGCGCTGTGTGAGACCAACATGCACAGAAAG GAGCTGTTTGGATCAGAGGGAGTTGAGATGGCAGTTCACTTCCTGAAGAAAGGCTCCGACAAGTTTTACAGCGGTCTGGGACACAACAAGCTCGTCCTCTCCACTGTGGACTGTGTGTG GTCCTGTATTGTCGGCTGCTACACCACAGAAGATTACTTTCTGGCTAAAGATGGGGCGTTTCTTCTGCTTGAATTACTCAGT TCGAGCCCCAGATGTGTGCACGGCATCGTCCTCGCCACCCTGCTGGAATTATGCgacaacacaaacactctgtCTCACATCCTGACCTGGAGGGACGACGGCGGTCAGACAGCTCCGAGACTCCTGCTGCAActgtggagggaggaggaggcagagctggGCGTCAGTCGGAGCCAAAACGGAGAGATTGCAG ATCCCAAAAAGCCCACCCTCAGTCCTCACCAGCAGGAAGACATCCAGCTGTCATTTCCTGCTAGCACGGCGAGTGCAGCAGTGCTGGAGATGACGGAGAACCTGCGGTCAAAGATTTACTCCATCTTCTGCAAACTTG GTTTTCAGGACCTTCCTGGATTGAAGATAAAAGATTATGTGACCTTGAGCATCGTCAAAAGATATCTGGACTTCAAG GTCGGGGAGGTGTTGGACGAGATCAGCGGGGAACTGAGCGTGGACGGCGTGAGGCCGGTCACCCCTGACGAGGAGGCTCTGAGCAGCATGTGTAAGATTGCAGAGGACACGGCGAGGAAGGTCGCAGCGGAGCAAAGCAGCATCCTGGAGCAACTAGAGAAGGAGGACGTCAGCGAGGAGAAGCTCATGTACACAGAG ATAAAGTCTCACTGGAAGCAAAAGGAGCTTATGGCCAAGTCATGGGACCATTATGTTTCCAAGACCTCAAACTATGAGATCCTGAAG GAAGTAAAAGCACAGAGGGAGAAATATATTGAGTCGTCCAGAAAAAAACCAAAGCATAAAGACGCTGCACTTCATCCTGCAGAG catTTCATCGGGAAGGTGTTGGCTGTGGAGAGGACGGAAGCTGAGGGGCCTGCAGGAGTGAAGCTGACGCTGGCCAGAGCTCCCATCAAGGCAGCAGCTGAGGAAGAAGAGCAGCCCACAACACGAGCCCCCGAATACTTCAGCACTGTGTCTGTAAAACACTGA
- the LOC121912679 gene encoding cilia- and flagella-associated protein 69-like isoform X1 — protein sequence MDSGKVVHRRKLDIPAIRSRAPDKNQHIQISAKGLELSKVIRLLEDPLTTNLKERHLFVLKKLLKRSQNGFLLRELKGVARILNICAEKVKDHLEYVPVLCEALKICGLPFLKEKASDELNYAQDVTEFLCHMGRLMRVSDAEVRQQLVESVKSFYSCVAPKQLLDGTDRPAKTKPWTFHSRLSLRLQPTSPGYRLQLLERSDLAKTLLLSMAALENQPAIKLQLLQTLKILSSSSDMNCALMLSAQGAETICLHMNEHDPSGEVLFHSSEILWNLLERGGKDEVTAQLSSIECVVSLKEAFFHQLLNGFRHSDFQLRNDLLVITTLIAENPNSLLIESLFAKQLMGFITFPELKSHNPLVRDLKLTYNNEDLKMKKLLLNLLVLMSKDIAALQLYKEEQVMLALLTLIKPPAASPERRPGLRHWSSSQQEELQLQALAVLATVAPLMVDEYVLCQGNACLLLLLDWCVGQDAYFGQGHSFHGTGGRGSKKAHMRHCVRVLRSMTSLGDESVNQDLCDQGTINQLLGILMQMEASPDEEDAISLEMKSDIQLILSALCETNMHRKELFGSEGVEMAVHFLKKGSDKFYSGLGHNKLVLSTVDCVWSCIVGCYTTEDYFLAKDGAFLLLELLSSSPRCVHGIVLATLLELCDNTNTLSHILTWRDDGGQTAPRLLLQLWREEEAELGVSRSQNGEIADPKKPTLSPHQQEDIQLSFPASTASAAVLEMTENLRSKIYSIFCKLGFQDLPGLKIKDYVTLSIVKRYLDFKVGEVLDEISGELSVDGVRPVTPDEEALSSMCKIAEDTARKVAAEQSSILEQLEKEDVSEEKLMYTEIKSHWKQKELMAKSWDHYVSKTSNYEILKEVKAQREKYIESSRKKPKHKDAALHPAEHFIGKVLAVERTEAEGPAGVKLTLARAPIKAAAEEEEQPTTRAPEYFSTVSVKH from the exons ATGGATTCAGGCAAAGTTGTGCACAGAAGAAAACTGGACATTCCTGCAATCAGATCGAGAGCACCAGACAAGAACCAGCATATTCAG ATCAGTGCTAAAGGTCTTGAGCTCAGTAAGGTGATTCGTCTTCTTGAAGATCCTTTGACA ACGAACTTGAAGGAGAGGCACCTTTTTGTACTGAAGAAACTACTGAAGAGAAGCCAAAATGGTTTT CTGTTGAGGGAGCTGAAAGGCGTCGCCAGAATCTTGAACATCTGTGCTGAGAAAGTGAAGGATCATCTTGAATATGTGCCCGTTTTGTGTGAGGCACTTAAAATTTGTGG GCTTCCCTTCCTGAAGGAGAAGGCATCTGATGAGCTGAACTACGCTCAGGACGTCACAGAGTTCCTCTGTCACATGG GGCGTCTGATGAGGGTGTCAGATGCTGAAGTGAGGCAGCAGTTAGTTGAATCTGTGAAAtcgttctacagctgtgtggcTCCTAAACAGCTGCTCGATGGTACGGACCGTCCCGCCAAGACAAAACCTTGGACTTTCCACTCTAGACTTTCACTAA GGCTCCAGCCAACCTCTCCAGGCTacaggctgcagctgctggagcgCAGTGACCTGGCTAAGACGCTGCTCCTCTCCATGGCCGCTCTGGAGAACCAGCCCGCCATcaagctgcagctcctgcagaCACTTAAGATCCTCTCCAGCTCCTCTG ATATGAACTGTGCTTTAATGCTGAGTGCACAGGGAGCAGAGACCATCTGTCTCCACATGAACGAACATGACCCGTCCGGTGAGGTCCTGTTCCACTCCTCCGAAATCCTCTGGAACCTGCTGGAGAGAGGCGGCAAGGACGAGGTCACCGCTCAGCTCAGCAGCATCGAGTGTGTCGT CTCTCTGAAAGAAGCGTTTTTTCACCAGCTGCTGAACGGTTTCCGACATTCTGACTTCCAACTCAGAAATGATCTGCTTGTGATCACTACTCTCATCGCTGAAAATCCCAACTCTCTGCTCATT GAGAGCTTATTTGCCAAACAGCTCATGGGTTTTATCACATTTCCGGAGT tgAAAAGTCACAACCCTTTGGTCCGTGACCTCAAGCTCACCTACAATAACGAAGACTTGAAGATGAAGAAGTTGCTTTTGAATCTGTTGGTTTTAATGTCAAAGGACATTGCTGCTCTTCAG CTTTATAAAGAGGAACAAGTCATGCTGGCTCTGCTGACACTCATTAAGCCGCCGGCTGCCTCTCCGGAGCGCAGGCCAGGTTTGCGTCACTGGTCCTCCAGCcagcaggaggagctgcagctgcaggcaCTGGCTGTCCTCGCCACCGTTGCTCCTCTCATGGTGGACGAATACGTGTTGTGTCAGGGAAACGCGTGTTTGCTGCTCCTGCTGGACTGGTGCGTCGGGCAAG ATGCTTACTTTGGTCAGGGTCACAGCTTCCATGGCACCGGAGGGAGAGGCAGTAAGAAGGCTCACATGCGGCACTGCGTCAGAGTGTTGAGATCTATGACGTCTCTGGGTGATGAGTCAGTCAACCAGGATCTGTGTGATCAAGGAACCATCAACCAGCTTCTGG GGATTTTGATGCAGATGGAAGCGAGTCCTGACGAGGAGGATGCCATCAGCCTGGAGATGAAGTCTGATATTCAGCTGATCCTTTCAGCGCTGTGTGAGACCAACATGCACAGAAAG GAGCTGTTTGGATCAGAGGGAGTTGAGATGGCAGTTCACTTCCTGAAGAAAGGCTCCGACAAGTTTTACAGCGGTCTGGGACACAACAAGCTCGTCCTCTCCACTGTGGACTGTGTGTG GTCCTGTATTGTCGGCTGCTACACCACAGAAGATTACTTTCTGGCTAAAGATGGGGCGTTTCTTCTGCTTGAATTACTCAGT TCGAGCCCCAGATGTGTGCACGGCATCGTCCTCGCCACCCTGCTGGAATTATGCgacaacacaaacactctgtCTCACATCCTGACCTGGAGGGACGACGGCGGTCAGACAGCTCCGAGACTCCTGCTGCAActgtggagggaggaggaggcagagctggGCGTCAGTCGGAGCCAAAACGGAGAGATTGCAG ATCCCAAAAAGCCCACCCTCAGTCCTCACCAGCAGGAAGACATCCAGCTGTCATTTCCTGCTAGCACGGCGAGTGCAGCAGTGCTGGAGATGACGGAGAACCTGCGGTCAAAGATTTACTCCATCTTCTGCAAACTTG GTTTTCAGGACCTTCCTGGATTGAAGATAAAAGATTATGTGACCTTGAGCATCGTCAAAAGATATCTGGACTTCAAG GTCGGGGAGGTGTTGGACGAGATCAGCGGGGAACTGAGCGTGGACGGCGTGAGGCCGGTCACCCCTGACGAGGAGGCTCTGAGCAGCATGTGTAAGATTGCAGAGGACACGGCGAGGAAGGTCGCAGCGGAGCAAAGCAGCATCCTGGAGCAACTAGAGAAGGAGGACGTCAGCGAGGAGAAGCTCATGTACACAGAG ATAAAGTCTCACTGGAAGCAAAAGGAGCTTATGGCCAAGTCATGGGACCATTATGTTTCCAAGACCTCAAACTATGAGATCCTGAAG GAAGTAAAAGCACAGAGGGAGAAATATATTGAGTCGTCCAGAAAAAAACCAAAGCATAAAGACGCTGCACTTCATCCTGCAGAG catTTCATCGGGAAGGTGTTGGCTGTGGAGAGGACGGAAGCTGAGGGGCCTGCAGGAGTGAAGCTGACGCTGGCCAGAGCTCCCATCAAGGCAGCAGCTGAGGAAGAAGAGCAGCCCACAACACGAGCCCCCGAATACTTCAGCACTGTGTCTGTAAAACACTGA